The Parasteatoda tepidariorum isolate YZ-2023 chromosome X2, CAS_Ptep_4.0, whole genome shotgun sequence genome includes a region encoding these proteins:
- the LOC107443372 gene encoding uncharacterized protein translates to MYDFVTDTPKRNAKLKNLDFSVVTDLPDLSTPEVSFDLQNFIEVSNQVPADAILADILAEESERSTTNIPSVNFSFPMPQSAGFGSDRYGSEAGVKQEPAAGLDTHGGFTGGRSYQYAAGLPQLPDASLNPSAYNENRDIAFNSGRNEEKKSKKAIDKASDEYRRRRERNNIAVRKSREKAKQRCKDTERRVCDLVSENDKLRKRVELLNKELSVLKNLLANVGVPPDSGVKGME, encoded by the coding sequence ATGTATGATTTTGTGACGGACACGCCGAAAAGGAATGCCAAACTGAAGAATTTGGACTTTAGTGTTGTGACTGATTTGCCTGATCTAAGCACTCCAGAGGTGTCATTCGATTTACAGAATTTTATCGAAGTTTCCAACCAGGTCCCAGCCGACGCTATTCTTGCTGATATCTTGGCCGAAGAGTCAGAAAGATCCACAACAAACATTCCAAGTGTCAATTTCAGTTTCCCCATGCCCCAATCGGCCGGATTTGGATCCGACCGCTACGGTTCCGAAGCGGGTGTCAAACAAGAACCCGCGGCGGGGCTCGACACCCACGGCGGGTTCACTGGGGGACGGAGCTACCAATACGCGGCTGGTTTGCCTCAGTTGCCGGACGCTTCACTCAATCCTTCAGCGTATAACGAAAACAGGGATATTGCATTCAACAGTGGACGGAACGaggagaaaaaatctaaaaaagctATCGACAAAGCATCAGACGAATATCGTCGACGAAGGGAAAGAAATAACATCGCTGTTCGTAAATCAAGAGAAAAAGCTAAACAACGCTGCAAAGATACGGAACGTCGTGTGTGTGATCTTGTTTCTGAAAACGACAAACTCAGAAAACGTGTTGAGCTCCTCAATAAAGAGCTCAGTGTGCTTAAAAACCTTCTGGCCAATGTTGGTGTACCTCCTGATTCAGGTGTCAAAGGCatggaataa